The Planctellipticum variicoloris DNA window ATGCCGGGCGACGCCCCCCGCTGCAAACACATTCGCGGCTGCACCGCGCGAGTTTTCGACGCTGCTGTCCCGCCGAATCGCCCTCTCCCGTCGACGGAATCCAAACGGAACTCCCAGCCCTCCCAAACCACCTTCACATAACGACTTCGGAGAATTCAGGACGAACAGAGACGAAATATCGGCACGTTGACAGCGGAACCTCCCGGTCTAGAATGGGGCGGTCCTGCAGCTCCGGATCGCGAACCCTTCGCACCCGTCTTCGGAGTCTCTGCCGCAACCGACCAGGAGGATCGACTATGGTTTCCCGATTCCTGACGGCTCTGCCAGTTTTCAACGAAGAGCTTCACGTCCAGGAGGTCCTCGCTGAGGTTCGAAAGTATGCGGGCGACATACTGGTCGTCGATGACGGTTCAACGGATCGGACTCCCGAACTGCTGTCGCGCGAGATGGACGTGCGCGTCCTGACGCACGAAGTCAATCAGGGCTATGGCGCGGCGCTCCGGACCGCATTCGAATTCGCCATCGAAGAGGGCTACGACGCTCTCGTGACGATCGACTGCGATGGGCAGCACGAGCCGTCGCTGATCCCGGAAATCGTGGCGGCGCTCGACGCAACCGCCGAGCATCCGCTCGATCTGGTCTCCGGCAGCCGCTATGTGAAGCGGTTCCAGGGAGACAGCCAGGCGCCGGCGGAGCGGAAGCGGATCAACGAAGAGATCACCGCGTGGCTGAACTGCAAGTTCGGCTGGAAGCTGACGGATGCGTTCTGCGGCTTCAAAGCCTACCGGGTGGCGGCTCTGGACCGGTTTCACATCACAGAGCTGAGCTACGGGATGCCGCTGCAGTTGTGGGTGCAGGCCGCCGCGCTGGGTCTCAGGATTGAAGAGTTCCCGGTGCCGCTGGTGTACCTGGACGAGAAGCGTTCGTTCGGCGGGGCTCTCGACGACGGAGAGCAGCGGCGGAAGTATTATTTCGATATCCTGGGTCGCGAAGTGGCCGCGCAGCAGTTGCCGGTGACGGCCAGTTGCGGGGATTCCGGCATCCTGGTCGCCAGGGCGCGCTGAGACTTCGGCGGACGCTGCCGGGAGAGATGGAGCGATGGAACGGCGCCCTCAGCGGGGCCGTTCTGCAGGGATGGCGAACTCGGGACGGCCCCCGGTTGCAGATGGCCCAGGGTGCGACGAGTGACGCAGGATTCTCCCGGAGTTCGAACGTGGCAACCGCGGAGGTTTCGCGCGCCGCGAGCACACGGTGAACGGCTGATTGCGCCTGGCTTTGCGCAGATCATCGCTGCGACGGCGCGCAATCGTCAGGCGCTGCGGGAGTCTCAGGCGACCATCGCCGGGATGCGGCTGGCGCAGTTTCGCCAGGAAGCCCGGAAGGAGTTGCTGGGCCTTGCGGAGTCCTGGACGGCGGAGATCTTCGGCCAATCGGTCGGATCTCCGGATCCAGAGGCTCCGCTGCTGACGGGCGGTCACCAGCCCGAGCTCTTTCACACGGGCGTCTGGCTGAAAAACTTTGCAGTCCATCAGCTCGGTCAGCGGGCCGGCGGCACGGGACTGAACCTGATCGTCGACAACGACCAGATGCCGGCGACTTCGATCGCGGTGCCGGCCGGCAGCCTGCACGCTCCGCACTTCGCGCGTCTGCCGTTCGATGCGGACCAGCCGCTCCTTCCGTGGGAAGACGCGATCGTCGGCGATCCGGAGCTGCTGAAGACCTTCGGAGACCGGGCCGGGCAGGCGATGTCGGCGTGGGGCATCGAACCGCTGCTGACTGCGGACTGGCCGGGCGCGCTGGCACAATCTCAACAGGGACGCGCGAAGCGACTGGACGAGATCTTTGCCGGCTTGCGCATCCGCCGGGAACGGGCCTGGGGAGCCCGGAACCTGGAGCTGCCGCTGTCGCAACTCTGCGAATCGCTGGCGTTCCGGCGTTTCGCCGTGACCGCGGTCCGGCGAGCCGGCCCGTGGCGGGCGGCGTACAACTCGGTCCTGCACGAATATCGGCGGATCAACCGGATCCGAAGTCGCTCGCATCCGGTTCCGGATCTGGCGGAAGAGGACGACTGGATCGAAGCCCCGTTCTGGATCTGGAAGACAGGCGCAGTGCGGCGCGAACGACTGTTCGTGCGGCAGCGGCGCGATCAGCTCGAACTGCGCCTGCGGGACGAAATTGTGGATGCCTGGTCGCTGGCGGGCGATCCTCACGGCGAGAAGGCGGCCGAAGCCCTGGGGGCCTGGTCCGGACGCGGCCTGAAACTGCGGACCCGGGCGCTGACGACGACGCTGTTTGCCCGGCTGTGTCTGGCGGATTTGTTCGTCCATGGAATCGGCGGCGCCAAGTACGACGAGATGACCGACCAGCTCTTCGGCGAGCTGCTCGGAGCGCCGACGCCCGAACTGGCGGTCGTCACCGGCACGCTGCATCTGCCGCTGGGTGCGGAGCGGCGGCCGATCGATGCCGGGAAACTGAAGCAGGCTCTGCGGGACTGCGTGCAGAATCCCGAACGGCACCTGCATGCCCCGGCGAACGAGGTCGCTGGGGAATTGCTGCAGGAGAAACGCCTGCTGATCGAGCAGCAACAGGCTGCCGAACGAGGCGCGGCGCCGCAAGGCCGTTCCCTGCTTGCGGGACGGCAGCGATTGCGACGGTTCCGCGAGATCAAGGCCGCGCTGTCCGGCCTGACCGACGACGATCGTGAGCGTCTGGAACGCGAACTGGTTGCGGCAGGTCAGCGATCGGTCGCCGAGCGGGTCCTGTTCAGCCGCGAGTACTCGTCCTGGCTGTTTCCGGCGGAAATGCTGGCGGATTTCTTCCTGCGCCCCTTGGCGGACGAGCCGTCGGCCGGCCAATAAGCTGCCGCAGAATCCGCCGGCGGCAGCCGCAACCGGCAGATTCCGCCGAAAGTGGTGTTGACCCATTTGCCGGGATTTGAAGAATCCCCCCGTCCTGCCGGGATGAACTTCGGGCCATCCGGACGCAGGGGGGTGTTTCGTACGCGCTGGACAGGAACTGCCGTGCACTCCGTCGTCTTTTGCGCTATCGCCATGCTGGCAACCGGCCAGGTTGAGACCGTCGGGTCGCAGCCGGGGCTCTATCAATTCAATCAGGGTCTGGAACTGGCGATCCGCGGCCAGAGCCCGCCTTCGTTTATGGACCCGCCCCCCTATTCATCGGGCGGTTCGACGCTGCAGTTTCAGCCGTTTCAAGCGGACCCTGCGGCCCCGTATGGCGGAGCGCCGCAGCCGATCGGCCCGTCGTACCAGGATCCGTTCATGGTGGGTCCCGGCGGCGTGGGGGCTCCTCCGGGCTACGGAATGGCGGGCGTGAACGGGCCTCAGCCGTATCGGTTCGGGTTTACGCCGCGGATGGATTTCGCCTGGATTGCGCCGGCCGGGGCGAAGTCACCCGGCATCGGGAACTTCAGCGTCACGGAGTACAACTTCGATCTGCGGTACGCGAGTCAACTTGCTCCGGAGCTGATCTTCGCGAACACGCCGCAGTTCAATGCGCGTTCCTGGTCGGGGCCGAGCACGCCGGAATTGCCGGGTTCCGTTTACCGGTTCGGCTGGGATTTCGAACTGGCGTCGACGCCGGTCGGACCGTGGAGCTTTCAGCTCAACTTCAATCCGTCGGTGAATACTGACTTCGACCAGAGCGTGTCCGGGGACGCGTACAACTTCGACGGCAGCGGCATGGTGTTTTACCGGCCGTCGCAGGAGTGGTTGATCGTGCTGGGGCTGGGATACTGGGATCGGGTCGACGACATTTACGTCCCTTACGCCGGTGCGGTCTGGACGCCGGATGACCGCTGGGAACTGCGGCTGGTGTTTCCGAAGCCGCGGATCAGCTATTTCGTGGGGACATTCGGAGACGCGGCGCACTGGCTGTATGTGAGCGGCGAGTATCACGTCGAGTCCTACCAGATCGGCATGACGAGCGGGTCTCCGACGCGCGAACAGATTCAGTTGACCGACTGGCGGATCATGGCCGGCCTGCGGAGCGATCACGGCTATTACGACAAGTTCATCGAAGCGGGCGTGGTGCTGGGCCGGCAGGTGGACTTCAAACACGGAACGCCGGGATTCGACATGCGAGACAGCTTCATCGTGAGAGGCGGAATCAAATTCTAGTGCTGGCCGCACGGGCGGTCGCGCAGGGGCATGGGTTCGACGCTGGCAGTCGATAGCCGCGGGATGCCGCATGAATTCTCGATCCTGGGCTTTGCCTGGGATCGTTTTGTTTTGCACTCGCCCCACGTCAACGCCCCGACCGGTAATCGCACGGTCGAAATCACCAGATCGTATCGAACCTCCAACGTGTATGATGGGGACTATCGACTCCCGACGCCGAACTCGTTCACTGGCAACACCACAACCGGCGCCTTCGTCACAAGGCAATCTGGGCAGACATGGCTATTCTCCACTCACCAGCCCTCTGGGTCGCCTTGCTCG harbors:
- a CDS encoding glycosyltransferase family 2 protein, encoding MVSRFLTALPVFNEELHVQEVLAEVRKYAGDILVVDDGSTDRTPELLSREMDVRVLTHEVNQGYGAALRTAFEFAIEEGYDALVTIDCDGQHEPSLIPEIVAALDATAEHPLDLVSGSRYVKRFQGDSQAPAERKRINEEITAWLNCKFGWKLTDAFCGFKAYRVAALDRFHITELSYGMPLQLWVQAAALGLRIEEFPVPLVYLDEKRSFGGALDDGEQRRKYYFDILGREVAAQQLPVTASCGDSGILVARAR